From the Candidatus Hydrogenedens sp. genome, the window CTATCCTGAATACACTCTGACGGGACGACATAGTCTTTGAATTCTCCTAATTCTATTCCTTTTTCATCGGGATTGTTTATTTTTTGACCATCAATCATAATTTGTGGTTTTCCCAAACCTGTAATACGAAGAATATATTGAGCGTTAGGTTCTAATCCTTGATATTGTGCTTCCCCATGTTCTAAAGAACTCAACCAGGCAATCCGTTTTCGTGTTTTCCCATTATCAAACCACCATAAAGTAGGTTCCTGCCATGCTTCTTCGGCAGGATTGGTGTAATGGATTTCACACCGCTTTATATGAGGTGATTTTGCAGTATTCCCCACATCATCATAAAAAGAACCATATCCGGGTGTTTCCCAGTGGGCAATTATGTTTAGCCTTTTTATTTTTTCCTCTTCGGAACCTAATTGTCGTATTTGCTGGAACTGGTCTTCTAACCACCAACGATTGTTTAATGGAATGTCAATATAGTCTAATGAAGCACCCCGTTCTCCCCCACTGGCTTTGTATTTCTCTACGCTGGATTGTAGCCCAATATTTTTAAATAACGCATTATATAACTCTATAATCTTTTCTTTTAAGTCTGTAGCAATAGGCTCCGTAACTGCTTTATTTAAAATGTTCATTGCCTCTTCCATCGCTTTCTCAGCTCCGATTTCCTCCACTTTTTGCAACACTTGATTTGCCATTTCTTCCAGTTCTTGTTCGTATATAACTTTTCTACGGATATAGGTATCGTAATAAGCACGGACAAGGCACATTTGCCAACGCCAATTGCCTCTTAATTGCGGAGCTTTTTGTTCTAACTCCTGCCACAACTTTAAGGTCCCTTCAATGGCTCCGTTATCTATAATACTACCCCGCCAATTGTTTTCCAATGCTAATATACCCTCTGCTGCTGGTTCTGCAATTGCACTGTTAAAAAATATATTTGAATACTCGATTAAGATATCTCGGACTTTTTGTTCGGGATTCCATCCCAAGGCACTCCATATTATTTTGTTCACATCGTCATGGATACCATCCGAATAAGTAATAAATCCATCGCAATAAGGTTGAAACCAATTATGAATATAGGCATATTGCACAGGTCTTGGATTAATTCCTTCCCTACCAATTACTGATGAGAAAGCAATGTCCCACCAGGGCACAGGATATTGACAAAGTTTGTTATGCGTTATATCTGGATACATTCGTAGTCTATATTCCGCAGGCAAATTTTGGCGTAAATATGCTATCGGGGGACTGGATGGTCCTTCACAAAGCCCTCCCAGCCATTGAGGTTTTTTATTTTTAATATAATCAAAGACAAATTGAGCCTGGGCCGTGGTAAATCCCTGTAAGGATAACCATATTTTTGCCTCGGGATGTATTGGGCTTAACAATTTTGACAGGTCTTCTAAAAATGGTAGAACTAACTCTGGCGAATTATCTCCTGGGTCTCCTCCCGGGAAAAATACACCTGTTATAACAGGACAATCTTTATATAATTCCTCATGTTTTTTTAACATATTCTCTCGTTTTTCTTTGTCATTTAAATCAAAATCTGCTGGGGTCCATACCCAATAATCCAATCCATATTTTTTGCATATTTCACTCATTGCTCGGTTCATTTCCCTTCGTGAAATAGGCATTAAAGGGGCGGGTCGGTCATCTTGAAAAGGGATATTTTCAATACTATTGACACCAAAGAAAGTTAATTCCCTTATATACTGGTCATAATTTTCTATACTCCAGGCATCATAAGAATTTGCTTGTGCTCGATAACCCAATTGATGACCGCGTATAGGAGATATAGGCGATTCAATAATATTCACAGGAATTTCTATTTCCAATGAATTTTTAGAATATTTCATTATTCGTAATAATTTTCCAACTCCAAATAAGACTCCCCGATTATCTTTTCCTATAATCCAAATTCTATTTTTCCCTTGAACCTCTTCGTTAAATATAGCAAAACCTTCGGGTTTAAGTTGCTGTAATTTTTCAATCGGAAATGAAATT encodes:
- a CDS encoding alpha-glucuronidase family glycosyl hydrolase, with translation MKISLFLQLFFLSVLFFPWANINADMEKSMLDLRDFKICLIGNEKEEVLNNIIQVLSEEIEKQTHIVLQNTVEFLPNWDCILITSINSLSPVYEKHLISFPIEKLQQLKPEGFAIFNEEVQGKNRIWIIGKDNRGVLFGVGKLLRIMKYSKNSLEIEIPVNIIESPISPIRGHQLGYRAQANSYDAWSIENYDQYIRELTFFGVNSIENIPFQDDRPAPLMPISRREMNRAMSEICKKYGLDYWVWTPADFDLNDKEKRENMLKKHEELYKDCPVITGVFFPGGDPGDNSPELVLPFLEDLSKLLSPIHPEAKIWLSLQGFTTAQAQFVFDYIKNKKPQWLGGLCEGPSSPPIAYLRQNLPAEYRLRMYPDITHNKLCQYPVPWWDIAFSSVIGREGINPRPVQYAYIHNWFQPYCDGFITYSDGIHDDVNKIIWSALGWNPEQKVRDILIEYSNIFFNSAIAEPAAEGILALENNWRGSIIDNGAIEGTLKLWQELEQKAPQLRGNWRWQMCLVRAYYDTYIRRKVIYEQELEEMANQVLQKVEEIGAEKAMEEAMNILNKAVTEPIATDLKEKIIELYNALFKNIGLQSSVEKYKASGGERGASLDYIDIPLNNRWWLEDQFQQIRQLGSEEEKIKRLNIIAHWETPGYGSFYDDVGNTAKSPHIKRCEIHYTNPAEEAWQEPTLWWFDNGKTRKRIAWLSSLEHGEAQYQGLEPNAQYILRITGLGKPQIMIDGQKINNPDEKGIELGEFKDYVVPSECIQDREITVKWTLPVGDLKKNWRQQSRICEMWLLKQ